From the Hoplias malabaricus isolate fHopMal1 chromosome 6, fHopMal1.hap1, whole genome shotgun sequence genome, the window ACTGAGTTACTGATGATCATGGCTTTATAGCCACAGAGAAAGCAACATGGGTAAGGCACCCCTTGGgcttttattatttaagatCATTACTGTATTATGTGTTGGAGCTGCACACCATtgtgtttaattaataaatacgtTATTGTCACCTTAGTCGGTCAGTCTATTGTCAAGTGCTGCCCCCCAGTGCCTAACTAACAAAACTGCAGAAATATTACAAGATGGGTTTATATGCCTGGTTGCTCCTGCGCAATGGAAGTATTGCGTATTAATAATACATGTATGTATAATgttcaataaaaataattggtagtatgtttttaatgtggcactgcttcttttattttataatttgatCATTTGATTCCTGATTCCTATTTAATTTCTATCAGCCGCACTTGAATTAATTTAATGAAGATAAACAGGGTTTTGGATGGTAACTGTAAACACTGAATTCCTTGAATAGAGGCCAATAATTTTTTAAGCTAAATGatatttattctaatgttgtttttttttaataaatgcttACTGCTACATATCGTTTCCTCAGATACATAAAAATGCATACACAGTTTTTCATTCTGGGATCTCTAACCTTTTTtggcttgtttgtgtgtgtgtgtgtgtgtgtgtgtgtgttagattgTTTGTGCGTAAATGCAGTGCGTGTCTACAGGTGATTGGTCGCTCAGAGCTGATCATGCGAGTGCTGGGACAGGTGTATCACCTGGGATGCTTCAGCTGTTGTGAGTGTGAGCGCCGGCTGCAGAGAGGTGATGAGTTCGTGCTGAAGGAAGGCCAGCTGCTGTGCAGAGGTGACTacgagaaagagagggagatgcTTGCCGCTATCAGCCCCGCCCCCACAGAGTCAGGTAACAGAGAAGAGACTTCTGAGAAAACATGCTCAGGTGTGCTGAAAACTTTAAATGAACTCATTAAGCATGACCTGAGGTGAACTGATATTCAGACATTACAAATTAGATAGTCAGACATGTTGATATATGTTTCAATTTCAATaacataagataaaataaaataatttttagagGCTATTTCAGTAAGGTTTTGTGGCCAGAAATGAAGGAGAACATGTTTTATCTCTTTCCATGTTGGGAATAGGCATCTTTAAGGGAATGAAAAATACCTCCAGGTTTATGACAATATTTTATGACACTACTTTGTAAATGCACAGAATGAActattaaaactgatttttcttCTCCTGGCCTTACAGTTAAAAGTGAGGATGAGGAAGGTGGCACTGGCTCTGTTGGAGGAAAGGCTGGGGATGACAGTAAAGAGCACAAAAGGTCGAAGCGACCACGCACTATCCTAACAACACAGCAGCGCAGAGCGTTCAAGGCTTCTTTCGAAGTTTCCTCTAAACCTTGCCGAAAGGTGAGTAACAAAGACAATCAGAAAGCATAGCAAACCTGCACAAAGATACTCATGAATTTGAGAGATGAATGTTTGTGCCCTGTAGGTGCGAGAGACACTGGCAGCTGAGACTGGGTTAACGGTACGGGTTGTGCAGGTCTGGTTTCAAAACCAGAGAGCTAAGGTAAACCTACATCTATGTTTGTTGCAAAGTAAACCACAGTTACCTTTTTGAGTAAAAGACTACATGGCACCTAAATAGGCCTTTCATGACAGCTGATATAAGCCTGCATGAACATCTGTAAAGATTTATCCCTGGAAGTATCATTCATAAAAAAAGTTGATTTAGTCAATTTCACTTTGTAAAGTTATGGCAACTGAGGCTTGTTACAATATGTTGTCATAAAAGGCTTAAATACACTACAACAATACCCAGTTTAGTTTTACTACAGTTGGGGTTGGAGATTGGTGTGTTTGATTTGAATGGCTGTCTTTGTGTGTGATCAGATGAAGAAGATTGCTCGcaggcagcaacagcagcagcagcagcaagagCAAGAGCAGATCGGAGGGAGCAGGAGGGGGCCGAGCAGAGGGGGCCGACAGAGCAACGATGACAGTGAGGGTAAGAGGTTGAATAGGTAAACATCACAGGGAAACAAGTTATAGGGATAGTTAGTTAAATAGTCCGAAATATAGAGTACTGTGCATTGTACGTTACATTCAAAATTATAAAGTGTGTATTTACTGTCATCTCATTTGTATTGCCTGAAAATTTAATGTTTGTATTTAAGGGCTGTTTTGATTAATTGATTAAATATATAAGGGGTGGTCTCTTTTGCAGAAAACAGTAGATTGACAGAAATATATTAATCTGTGTTCACCAGCCATATGCTTGAAGATCTGCTTCCCTGCAGATATAAGTTTCAAACCCAATACACAAACCCAAAAATAGGCCTCATCCAGTATGTAAAGGCtcactgaaaaaaacaacaacatttttttaGCTACTATGTCTAATTATAGTTGCAAAAAGGAGGAAAATGGTTTGGCTGTAAATACAAATGTAttgacagaaacaaaacatttgaaagatgttgtggcttaacattctctctctcttcacagaTGGTTCCAGCACTCATGGATTAGACGGCATGCTCTCCTATTCTTCTATGTCACGGCAGCAGCtcttggctctggacccaaacATATACGGGGCTGAGCAGTTCCGGCATGGCCTAACACCCCCTCAGCTAGGCCCTGAGCAGATGCATCCCTATGGTAAGATAaaagaaacacagagcagcagaatCTCTGACAGCTCTGAGCTTTGTCTGATTTTCaagctttgtttacatttttcatcCTCACTCTCCCAGACACAGAAACAGTTTTTCATGACTTGGACAGCGATGGGAGCCTTGGTCACCTTGGAGATTGTCTCTTGGCGACGGCTGAGGGAGGGGTCGTGGCAGGACGCGTGGGAAATCCAATTGACCGCCTCTATTCAATGCAAAACTCCTACTTCACCTCATGACCCTTCTTCACCTCTGACCCAGACTAAGTCCAGCACCATCACCATGGAAAAAAGGCAGCATGCAGACAAAGTCTTGCTGGAAACCCAACTTTTGCCCCATCAAGCTTGAAGGAACCTACAAAACACTATCAAATTTGAGCTGTCCCAATAACGATCCAGAAGGAATAAGTTTAAATAAGATTTAGGCAGCAATCAGCAAATTCCACAAACTAGGATTTGACTAGGAAGAAAGGTTGGAGGCACCAGGAATAATATTACCCTCATGGGTAATCAGTATAGGTTGTGCACGATATCAACATGAAGACATGTACATAGATTTTTGTAACAGTCATAGGCACACTATAAATAAATGGAGGCAGCTTATCTCTAAAGTATTACCTCACTGTTTGTCCATGTTGCTGACTAAACAGCTTAAAAgtgaatatttaaaattgtaaaaaaaaaaagaaaaaaaaaaaaaaaaaagctagatGTAATTCATTTTCAAGTCTATCATTTACAAAGGACTGACTGTATATGAATATCGTAAATAACCCAGTAACACATTAGTGTATGGCAATATTCAAAAGGCATGAAGTCAACGTAATGAAAACATCCTGTACATAAACCTATATAGACATTTTTAAGAGGCTCAGATAAAGGCTGATTTTGTCAAATTTCAGATCAAAGGAAGATCAATTTTCTCTGACATTATGTTGAGTCATACTTTTCGTATAAATAGTGaaatttaattcagtttttacaTAAGGGCCTCTAAAAATCTCACATTTGATAAAGCAGTGTCgttttgtaataataatttcaCTGACATTCCCTGAGATACAAGATCCAGTGAATGTGTCGTGATAAGAAATGTCAGGGAAAAATTTGTCACTTGAAATATGTTGCGTAAAATAAAGATTGGCATATGTAGGTCAGTTGCAAAGAAGGGCTATGTAGAAGTCATACAGCCTTATGAAACATGCCCTACAATAAAGTGTTTATAATAAACATTATAGCATAGGAATTATCTTCAAAGTACACCCACATTTTAATTTAGTATTCACTTTTTAAGACCAGTTTTTTGGCCTGTATCAGTATCTTAGTGTTCTACTTTTTTCACTTAAATTTGTGTTATAATGCTAGTGAGAAACCTGCATAGCTAAATCTAGTAAATTATCTCagattaaatgtaatttagtgTTTTCCTTTCAATGCCTAATTTAACGGAACTTACAAGTTTGTTATGAGGTATTTTATAGCAGTGTTTCATTAACTTAGGGAGTTTTGTAGGGTTCAGAGAGCAAGGCATAGTAATACATACCAGAGACGTTAACACAGCTCCTTTCAGATATAAAGGTCAGCAAGACAGAGATGAGTAAGTAGTAGGCACCACTCGGTTGGCTTGTCTCAAAATTTAGATACTGGAGTACTGTTTACTTAAACTGGCCCAAACAAAATTATGTGTGAATCAGAATAAAAGTTATTTTGATTAGTTACAATACCAACATCCACATTAGTGAAGTCTATCAAATAGGAATGAGAAGATGCtcttaaatatatgtgaaataaAAGGCCAGAAACAAAGCAAAGAAATCCTAAATAAGAATTTTGCTTTTTTTACAACCACACTTACACATTGCTTTAAGGCTCTTCCAGTAATATTCAGAGTCTTACTTGAAAGATTTGAAGCTCTGTTTGAGCTGGATTAGTTAGTTGAACCT encodes:
- the lmx1al gene encoding LIM homeobox transcription factor 1-alpha isoform X1, which gives rise to MLPTEISGGACFTVSQHSERGRNGMKTEENQSCLQQAPTTTPFDHVGSGEVCAGCESPIADRFLLRVNEQSWHETCVKCAVCLSTLSGTCYCRDRLLYCKHDYEKLFVRKCSACLQVIGRSELIMRVLGQVYHLGCFSCCECERRLQRGDEFVLKEGQLLCRGDYEKEREMLAAISPAPTESVKSEDEEGGTGSVGGKAGDDSKEHKRSKRPRTILTTQQRRAFKASFEVSSKPCRKVRETLAAETGLTVRVVQVWFQNQRAKMKKIARRQQQQQQQQEQEQIGGSRRGPSRGGRQSNDDSEDGSSTHGLDGMLSYSSMSRQQLLALDPNIYGAEQFRHGLTPPQLGPEQMHPYDTETVFHDLDSDGSLGHLGDCLLATAEGGVVAGRVGNPIDRLYSMQNSYFTS
- the lmx1al gene encoding LIM homeobox transcription factor 1-alpha isoform X2 produces the protein MKTEENQSCLQQAPTTTPFDHVGSGEVCAGCESPIADRFLLRVNEQSWHETCVKCAVCLSTLSGTCYCRDRLLYCKHDYEKLFVRKCSACLQVIGRSELIMRVLGQVYHLGCFSCCECERRLQRGDEFVLKEGQLLCRGDYEKEREMLAAISPAPTESVKSEDEEGGTGSVGGKAGDDSKEHKRSKRPRTILTTQQRRAFKASFEVSSKPCRKVRETLAAETGLTVRVVQVWFQNQRAKMKKIARRQQQQQQQQEQEQIGGSRRGPSRGGRQSNDDSEDGSSTHGLDGMLSYSSMSRQQLLALDPNIYGAEQFRHGLTPPQLGPEQMHPYDTETVFHDLDSDGSLGHLGDCLLATAEGGVVAGRVGNPIDRLYSMQNSYFTS